One stretch of Zootoca vivipara chromosome 8, rZooViv1.1, whole genome shotgun sequence DNA includes these proteins:
- the RNF182 gene encoding E3 ubiquitin-protein ligase RNF182, translated as MTSLLPEDTVESQGSDELECKICYNRYNMRQRKPKVLECCHRVCAKCLCKIIDFGDSPQGVIVCPFCRFETCLPDDEVSSLPDDNNILVNLAYGGKVKKCLPDNPTELLLTPKRLASLVSPSHTSSNCLVITIMEVQRESPPTLNSTPVVEFYRPTSFDSVASVPHHWTVWNCTSLLFQTSIRVLVWLLGLLYFSSLPLGIYLLVSKKVTLGVVFVSLVPSSLVILMVYGFCQCICHEFLDCMSS; from the coding sequence ATGACCAGCCTACTTCCAGAAGATACTGTGGAGTCCCAGGGCTCAGATGAGCTTGAATGCAAAATCTGTTACAACCGCTATAACATGAGACAGAGAAAACCTAAAGTACTGGAGTGTTGCCACAGAGTATGTGCCAAATGTCTTTGCAAGATCATAGATTTTGGGGATTCTCCTCAGGGAGTCATTGTTTGCCCATTCTGTAGGTTTGAAACATGCCTGCCTGATGATGAGGTCAGTAGTCTTCCTGATGACAACAATATCCTTGTAAATTTGGCTTATGGAGGCAAGGTGAAGAAGTGCCTACCAGACAATCCCACAGAACTCCTGCTGACTCCCAAAAGGCTGGCCTCTCTCGTTAGCCCCTCTCACACTTCCTCCAACTGTCTGGTTATAACTATCATGGAGGTTCAGAGAGAGAGCCCTCCAACCCTGAACTCAACCCCTGTTGTGGAATTCTACAGGCCCACAAGCTTTGACTCTGTTGCATCTGTACCCCATCACTGGACAGTGTGGAACTGTACATCCTTGCTCTTCCAGACTTCAATTCGAGTCCTAGTTTGGTTGCTAGGCTTGCTATATTTTAGTTCCCTGCCTTTAGGGATCTACTTACTGGTATCAAAGAAAGTCACCCTTGGGGTAGTCTTTGTCAGTCTTGTTCCCTCGAGTCTTGTTATTCTCATGGTTTATGGCTTTTGCCAGTGTATATGTCATGAGTTTCTGGACTGTATGTCTTCTTAA